The Aequorivita sublithincola DSM 14238 genome window below encodes:
- the lysS gene encoding lysine--tRNA ligase: MQLSELEIIRREKLQQLRDRGINPYPADLYPVTDTSKKLKDNFEEGKKVVVAGRLMSRRIQGSASFAELQDADGRIQVYFNRDEICTGEDKSHYNDVYKKLLDIGDFIGIEGELFNTQVGEKTIMVKNFTLLSKALKPLPQPRVDADGKIHDAFTDPEQRYRQRYADLVVNPHVKEIFVKRSKLFNAMRTFFNDRGYFEVETPVLQPIPGGAAARPFITHHNSLDIPLYMRIANELYLKRLIVGGFDGVYEFSKNFRNEGMDRTHNPEFTAMEIYVSYKDYNWMMDFCEQLLEYCAIEVNGTSKTTFGKHEIDFKAPYPRVTMAESIEHFTGFDITGKTEDEIRKAAQDMKISVDETMGKGKLIDEIFGEKCEGNYIQPTFITDYPKEMSPLCKEHRENPELTERFELMVCGKEIANAYSELNDPIDQRERFEAQLKLADRGDDEATAFIDYDFLRALEYGMPPTSGMGIGMDRLIMFLTNNPSIQEVLFFPQMRPEKKKVEMTEDEKAVYTILKANSPVALEELKAQSGLSNKKWDKAMKGLTASKVAKVEKVEENLMVTVL; encoded by the coding sequence ATGCAACTTTCTGAACTGGAAATCATCCGAAGAGAAAAACTTCAACAACTACGAGACCGTGGAATAAACCCTTATCCCGCAGATTTATATCCTGTAACTGACACCTCAAAAAAGTTGAAGGACAATTTTGAGGAAGGAAAAAAGGTAGTCGTTGCAGGAAGGTTAATGTCTCGTAGAATTCAAGGTTCAGCTTCATTTGCGGAGCTTCAAGATGCCGATGGACGTATACAAGTATATTTTAACCGTGATGAAATCTGTACTGGCGAAGACAAAAGCCATTATAACGATGTTTATAAAAAACTCCTCGACATAGGCGATTTCATAGGAATTGAAGGCGAACTTTTCAATACCCAAGTTGGTGAAAAAACCATCATGGTTAAGAATTTTACCTTGCTAAGCAAAGCATTAAAACCCTTACCACAACCAAGAGTTGATGCTGATGGAAAAATTCACGATGCTTTTACGGACCCAGAACAACGCTATCGTCAGCGCTATGCAGATTTGGTGGTAAATCCGCACGTAAAGGAAATTTTCGTAAAGCGATCCAAACTTTTCAACGCTATGCGTACTTTCTTTAATGACCGCGGTTATTTTGAAGTAGAAACTCCAGTATTGCAACCAATTCCTGGCGGTGCTGCGGCGCGACCTTTTATAACACACCATAATTCCTTAGACATTCCGCTGTATATGCGAATTGCAAATGAATTATACTTGAAAAGATTGATTGTCGGTGGTTTTGACGGTGTTTATGAATTCTCCAAAAACTTTAGAAATGAAGGCATGGATCGCACCCACAATCCAGAATTTACCGCGATGGAAATTTATGTTTCCTACAAAGATTACAATTGGATGATGGATTTCTGCGAACAATTGCTGGAATACTGTGCCATCGAAGTAAACGGAACCTCAAAAACAACCTTCGGAAAACACGAAATAGATTTTAAAGCGCCTTATCCAAGAGTAACTATGGCGGAATCTATCGAACATTTTACAGGTTTTGACATTACGGGAAAAACCGAAGACGAAATCCGCAAAGCTGCTCAGGATATGAAAATATCTGTAGATGAAACAATGGGTAAAGGAAAACTGATTGATGAAATTTTCGGCGAAAAGTGCGAAGGCAACTACATTCAACCAACCTTCATTACAGATTACCCAAAGGAAATGAGTCCGCTTTGTAAAGAACACCGCGAAAATCCAGAACTTACGGAGCGTTTTGAACTAATGGTTTGTGGAAAGGAAATAGCAAACGCATATAGCGAATTAAACGACCCAATAGACCAACGCGAACGTTTTGAAGCGCAACTAAAACTAGCGGACAGAGGCGATGACGAAGCAACAGCATTTATAGATTACGATTTTCTACGCGCTTTAGAATATGGAATGCCGCCAACAAGCGGAATGGGCATCGGGATGGACCGTTTGATTATGTTTTTGACCAATAATCCTTCTATCCAAGAAGTACTTTTCTTCCCACAAATGCGCCCTGAAAAGAAAAAGGTTGAAATGACCGAAGACGAAAAAGCAGTTTACACAATTCTAAAAGCCAATTCACCAGTTGCTTTGGAAGAACTAAAAGCACAAAGTGGTTTGAGTAATAAGAAGTGGGATAAAGCTATGAAAGGTTTGACGGCTTCAAAAGTTGCGAAAGTTGAGAAAGTTGAGGAAAATTTGATGGTTACGGTACTTTAA